From Pelotomaculum schinkii, the proteins below share one genomic window:
- a CDS encoding type II toxin-antitoxin system HicB family antitoxin codes for MPILTAFTEAAMHEAKYKILEDGTFWGEIQSCPGVWANKETLESCREVLREVLEEWLILKLLDRDPLPKVGKIDLNAVVAEV; via the coding sequence ATGCCTATCTTAACTGCTTTTACAGAAGCAGCAATGCATGAAGCTAAATATAAAATTCTTGAGGACGGTACTTTTTGGGGGGAAATACAGTCCTGCCCGGGCGTGTGGGCTAATAAAGAAACGCTGGAGAGTTGTAGGGAAGTATTGCGAGAAGTCCTTGAAGAATGGCTTATTTTAAAACTTCTCGACCGCGATCCTCTTCCCAAAGTTGGTAAGATTGACCTTAATGCAGTGGTGGCTGAAGTATGA